From the Chitinolyticbacter meiyuanensis genome, one window contains:
- a CDS encoding ABC transporter permease has translation MKLFSLARWWGIVLKEFLQLRRDRITFGMIIGLPIVQLALFGFAINADPRHMPTAVVLHDHSEFTRSFVTAMRHSDYFDIAGTLTSEEAARAALAQAEVQFVLTVPAGFTRDLLRGERPALLIEADATDPAATGMALAAVGEIAQSVVRHDIRGPDARLAGQPAPFEVRVHRLYNPEGNSQYNTVPGLMGVILTMTMVMMTGLAMTRERERGTMENLLATPVRPIEVMTGKIVPYIAIGLIQATIILLAARWVFHVPFAGSLIAVYCAALLFIAATLTVGITLSSLAQNQLQAMQLTMFYFLPNILLSGFMFPFRGMPQWAQYIGNVLPLTHFNRLIRGILLKGNGWWDLWPSIWPLLLFTAVVMAIAVKFYRRTLD, from the coding sequence ATGAAGCTGTTCTCGCTGGCGCGCTGGTGGGGCATCGTGCTCAAGGAGTTCCTGCAGCTGCGGCGCGACCGAATCACCTTCGGCATGATCATCGGCCTGCCCATCGTGCAGCTGGCGCTGTTCGGCTTCGCCATCAATGCCGACCCGCGCCATATGCCAACCGCCGTGGTGCTGCACGATCACAGTGAATTCACCCGCAGCTTCGTCACCGCGATGCGGCATTCGGATTATTTCGACATCGCTGGCACGCTGACTAGCGAGGAGGCTGCCCGCGCGGCGCTGGCGCAAGCAGAGGTGCAGTTCGTGCTGACGGTGCCGGCGGGGTTCACCCGCGATCTGCTGCGCGGCGAGCGCCCTGCGCTGTTGATCGAGGCCGACGCCACCGATCCTGCCGCCACTGGCATGGCGCTGGCTGCGGTAGGCGAGATCGCGCAGAGCGTGGTGCGGCACGACATTCGAGGCCCCGATGCCCGGCTCGCCGGCCAGCCGGCTCCGTTCGAGGTGCGGGTGCACCGGCTCTACAACCCCGAGGGCAACTCGCAGTACAACACCGTGCCCGGCCTGATGGGGGTGATCCTGACCATGACCATGGTGATGATGACGGGCCTGGCGATGACGCGCGAACGCGAGCGCGGCACCATGGAAAACCTGCTGGCGACCCCCGTGCGGCCAATCGAGGTGATGACTGGCAAGATCGTGCCCTACATCGCCATCGGCTTGATTCAGGCCACCATCATCCTCCTGGCCGCGCGCTGGGTATTCCACGTGCCGTTCGCCGGCAGCCTTATCGCCGTCTACTGCGCCGCGCTGCTGTTCATCGCCGCCACGCTCACCGTCGGCATCACCTTGTCGTCACTGGCGCAGAACCAGCTGCAGGCCATGCAGCTGACCATGTTCTATTTCCTGCCCAACATCCTGCTGTCGGGCTTCATGTTCCCGTTCCGCGGCATGCCGCAATGGGCGCAATACATCGGCAATGTGCTGCCGCTGACCCATTTCAACCGGCTGATCCGCGGCATCCTGCTCAAGGGCAACGGCTGGTGGGATCTGTGGCCCAGCATCTGGCCGCTGCTGTTGTTCACCGCTGTGGTGATGGCGATCGCAGTGAAGTTCTACCGCCGCACGCTGGATTGA
- a CDS encoding ABC transporter ATP-binding protein gives MSDYAIDVQGLSKQFGDKRVVDGVSLQVRRGEIFGFLGPNGSGKTTSIRMMCGLLTPDAGSGQCLGYDIRSQADEIKRRVGYMTQKFSYWEDLTLRENLDFVARIYQMPDRRARVERTLDELGLTGRADQLTGSLSGGWKQRLALAACLLHEPQLLLLDEPTAGVDPTARRDFWEELHRLAARGISVLVSTHYMDEAERCHKLAYIAYGRLLAQGTADEIIAGQGLATWTLYGEGLVDLAQTLRDAPGVEQTVAFGNALHVSGRDAAALEATLRELARQQQRRLEPAQTGLEDVFIYMMNRSADNFGPGVRP, from the coding sequence ATGAGCGACTACGCGATCGACGTGCAGGGGTTGTCGAAGCAGTTCGGCGACAAGCGGGTGGTGGACGGCGTGTCGCTGCAGGTGCGGCGTGGCGAGATCTTCGGCTTCCTCGGCCCCAACGGCAGTGGCAAGACCACGTCGATCCGCATGATGTGCGGGCTGTTGACGCCCGATGCCGGCAGTGGCCAGTGCCTGGGTTACGACATCCGCAGCCAGGCTGACGAGATCAAGCGGCGCGTTGGCTACATGACGCAGAAGTTCTCCTACTGGGAGGACCTGACGCTGCGCGAGAACCTGGATTTCGTTGCCCGCATCTACCAGATGCCGGACCGGCGCGCACGCGTCGAACGCACGCTGGATGAACTGGGCCTGACCGGCCGCGCCGATCAGTTGACCGGCTCGCTGTCCGGTGGCTGGAAACAGCGGCTGGCGCTGGCGGCCTGTCTGCTGCACGAGCCGCAGCTGTTGCTGCTTGACGAGCCGACCGCCGGGGTCGATCCCACGGCGCGGCGTGATTTCTGGGAGGAGCTGCACCGGCTGGCGGCGCGCGGCATCTCGGTGCTGGTGTCCACCCACTACATGGACGAAGCCGAGCGCTGCCACAAGCTGGCGTACATCGCCTACGGCCGGCTGCTGGCTCAGGGCACGGCCGACGAGATCATCGCCGGGCAGGGTCTCGCGACCTGGACGCTGTACGGCGAAGGCCTGGTCGATCTCGCGCAAACGCTGCGCGATGCGCCGGGCGTGGAGCAGACAGTGGCCTTCGGCAACGCACTGCACGTGAGCGGCCGTGATGCCGCTGCGCTCGAAGCCACGCTGCGCGAGCTGGCGCGGCAGCAACAGCGCCGGTTGGAGCCGGCCCAGACCGGACTGGAGGATGTGTTCATCTACATGATGAACCGCTCGGCCGACAACTTCGGCCCTGGAGTGCGGCCATGA
- a CDS encoding HlyD family secretion protein encodes MRILLFPSLVAAALLAACSSEAPSGYQGYVEGEYVAVAAGEAGRLSTLNAVRGQQVVQGAPLFALEADYETALRAQRAAQLATSEAQWRDLQSGKRPQELAVLRAQLASAEAEARRAEQQRVRDEAQLRAGGIAEAQLEQSRTTALAATAELQRLRAELTVAQLPGREAQSAALKAQIDAARGALAQADWALGQKAQRAPKAALVADTLYRVGEWVPAGSPVLRLLPPGNVKVRFFVPQAALGQLQPGSSVTLACAACGEGLAARIDYVAPQAEYTPPVIYSNDTRDKLVFMVEARPDAAAAATLQPGLPVTVNAR; translated from the coding sequence ATGCGCATCCTGCTGTTTCCATCGCTGGTTGCTGCGGCCTTGCTCGCGGCCTGTTCCAGCGAGGCACCGTCCGGCTACCAGGGTTATGTCGAGGGCGAGTATGTCGCGGTCGCGGCAGGGGAGGCCGGAAGGCTCTCCACGCTGAATGCCGTGCGTGGCCAGCAGGTGGTGCAGGGTGCGCCGCTGTTCGCGCTGGAAGCCGATTACGAAACGGCATTGCGTGCGCAACGCGCGGCACAACTGGCGACCAGCGAGGCGCAATGGCGCGATCTGCAAAGCGGCAAGCGCCCGCAGGAGCTGGCGGTGCTCAGGGCGCAGCTGGCCTCCGCCGAGGCCGAGGCGCGGCGCGCCGAGCAGCAACGGGTGCGCGACGAAGCGCAACTGCGGGCCGGTGGCATCGCCGAGGCTCAGCTGGAACAGAGCCGGACCACGGCACTGGCCGCCACGGCCGAACTGCAGCGGCTGCGCGCCGAGCTCACCGTGGCGCAATTGCCGGGGCGCGAGGCGCAATCGGCAGCGCTCAAGGCGCAGATCGACGCCGCGCGTGGTGCACTGGCGCAGGCGGACTGGGCGCTGGGCCAGAAGGCACAGCGCGCGCCAAAGGCGGCCCTGGTTGCCGATACGCTGTATCGCGTTGGCGAGTGGGTGCCGGCCGGCAGCCCTGTGCTGCGCCTGCTGCCACCGGGCAACGTGAAGGTGCGCTTCTTCGTGCCGCAGGCGGCGCTGGGCCAGCTGCAGCCGGGCAGCAGCGTCACGCTGGCGTGCGCTGCTTGCGGCGAAGGACTTGCTGCCCGCATCGACTACGTGGCGCCGCAGGCCGAGTACACGCCACCGGTGATCTACAGCAACGATACCCGCGACAAGCTGGTGTTCATGGTCGAGGCGCGGCCGGACGCCGCCGCCGCGGCGACGCTGCAGCCGGGCCTGCCGGTGACGGTGAACGCGCGATGA
- a CDS encoding TetR/AcrR family transcriptional regulator, which translates to MTSPPPSRSRGRPTANAEQDVRAGLLDAAIALYARQGIAATSMAQVAKAAGVTPAMVHYYFSNRDRLLDALVDERLAPNIAQVWAAIDDAPDDARAQLREVIARLTARVAELPWLPTLWIGEVLNDSGLLRERMLARLPLSQLQKLAAALTAAQVRGELHPDIAPRLMPVSVLGLVMLPFVVLRLLATVPGFPTPDPDLIARHATALLLHGLSTPREDS; encoded by the coding sequence ATGACCAGCCCACCACCCAGCCGCAGTCGCGGCCGCCCCACTGCCAATGCCGAGCAGGACGTGCGCGCCGGCCTGCTCGATGCTGCTATCGCCCTCTATGCCCGCCAAGGCATTGCCGCCACCAGCATGGCGCAGGTGGCCAAGGCGGCCGGCGTCACCCCGGCAATGGTTCACTACTACTTCAGCAATCGCGACCGGCTGCTCGATGCGCTGGTCGACGAGCGCCTGGCCCCAAACATCGCCCAGGTATGGGCGGCGATCGACGATGCCCCCGACGATGCGCGTGCGCAGTTGCGCGAGGTGATTGCCCGCCTCACTGCGCGCGTGGCCGAGCTGCCGTGGTTGCCCACGCTGTGGATCGGCGAGGTGCTCAACGACAGCGGCCTACTGCGCGAACGGATGCTGGCGCGGCTGCCGCTCTCGCAGCTACAGAAGCTCGCTGCCGCGCTCACCGCGGCGCAGGTGCGTGGTGAGCTGCACCCGGACATCGCGCCACGATTGATGCCGGTATCGGTGCTGGGCCTGGTGATGCTGCCCTTTGTTGTGCTGCGGCTGCTGGCGACAGTGCCCGGCTTTCCCACGCCCGATCCCGATCTCATCGCCCGTCATGCCACTGCGCTGCTGCTGCATGGCCTTTCCACGCCCAGGGAGGATTCCTGA
- the alsC gene encoding D-allose ABC transporter permease, whose protein sequence is MNPTSTAPAMSQPKSRDFATLWQEYGTFGVLVILFAISGALSPQYFLTSDNLLQVLLQSSVMVLLACGVFFTILIAGIDLSVGSMLALTGMVTAQLMMAGVPYPLAILLGGVLLGALLGAVNGLLVNLTGLHPFIITLGTVAIYRGLTLIISDARSVFGFDPGFSDVIAGRLLGLPVPVLIALVVAAVLWFITKHTKLGRNIYALGGNAQAAWFSGIDIKRHTLVVFMISGLCAGIAGVITVARTAAAEPNAGVGFETFAIASAIIGGTSFFGGRGRIPGVVVGGLIIGVINNILNIMNVQSYYQQIVMGALIIVAVTVDKFFGGKRAQ, encoded by the coding sequence ATGAACCCCACTTCGACGGCCCCCGCCATGAGCCAGCCCAAATCCCGCGATTTCGCCACGCTGTGGCAGGAGTACGGCACCTTCGGCGTGCTGGTCATCCTGTTCGCCATTTCCGGCGCGCTGTCGCCGCAATACTTCCTCACCAGCGACAACCTGCTGCAGGTGCTGCTGCAAAGCTCGGTGATGGTGCTGCTCGCCTGCGGCGTGTTCTTCACCATCCTGATCGCCGGCATCGACCTGTCGGTCGGCTCCATGCTGGCACTGACCGGCATGGTGACGGCCCAGCTGATGATGGCCGGCGTGCCGTACCCGCTCGCCATCCTGCTCGGCGGCGTGCTGCTGGGCGCGCTGCTTGGCGCGGTGAACGGCCTGTTGGTCAACCTCACCGGGTTGCACCCCTTCATCATCACGCTGGGCACGGTGGCGATCTATCGCGGGCTCACGCTGATCATCTCGGATGCGCGCTCGGTATTCGGCTTCGATCCGGGCTTCTCCGACGTGATCGCCGGCCGGCTGCTGGGCCTTCCGGTGCCGGTGCTGATTGCGCTGGTGGTGGCGGCGGTGCTGTGGTTCATCACCAAGCACACCAAGCTCGGCCGCAACATCTATGCGTTGGGCGGCAATGCGCAGGCTGCATGGTTCTCTGGCATCGATATCAAGCGCCACACGCTGGTGGTGTTCATGATCTCCGGCCTGTGCGCCGGCATCGCCGGGGTGATCACCGTGGCGCGTACCGCCGCGGCGGAGCCCAATGCCGGTGTCGGTTTCGAGACCTTCGCCATCGCATCGGCCATCATCGGCGGCACCAGCTTCTTCGGCGGCCGTGGCCGCATCCCCGGCGTGGTGGTGGGCGGGCTGATCATCGGCGTGATCAACAACATCCTCAACATCATGAACGTGCAGTCGTACTACCAGCAGATCGTGATGGGGGCGCTGATCATCGTTGCCGTCACCGTCGACAAGTTCTTCGGCGGCAAGCGCGCGCAATGA
- a CDS encoding sugar ABC transporter ATP-binding protein produces the protein MTTLVAVRNIVKQFPGTVALQDVNLDIRAGEVHVLLGENGAGKSTLMKILSGIYAPTSGEIQLGEARYEALTPAQSKDYGIRLIYQELSVIDYLSIEENLFVGSIPTRKRWGLPVVDRALMRAKAGAAMARVGLRHHPATLVGELSISEKQQVEIAKALVSEARVIIMDEPTSSLTDEEVAHLFRVIAELRAEGLGIVYISHKLKEIPIVGDRVSVLKDGRYVGTFDAKTTSTDKLVACMVGRELTHARPEGHAIDRAQTVFAVKKLASHDHTVNGVSFELHRGEILGFAGLIGSGRSELMETIFGARARLSGDVVLNGRTINPDSPAEAIRAGLALVTEDRRRTGFFHNFSIAQNISILPFVKEAPRALSLSRLDFAREAQLGRQYRERLRIRCASPEQNITELSGGNQQKAIIAKWLAAGSDLFIFDEPTRGIDVGAKAEIYQILRELADAGRGIIVVSSELPELLAVCDRIAVYRHGQIATVYDNAEATEENIMQVATA, from the coding sequence ATGACGACACTGGTTGCGGTACGCAACATCGTCAAGCAGTTCCCGGGCACGGTGGCGCTGCAGGACGTCAATCTCGACATCCGCGCCGGCGAAGTCCACGTGCTGCTGGGCGAGAACGGCGCCGGCAAGTCGACGCTGATGAAGATCCTCTCCGGCATCTACGCGCCGACCTCGGGCGAGATCCAGCTCGGCGAGGCGCGCTACGAAGCGCTGACGCCGGCGCAGTCCAAGGACTACGGCATCCGGCTGATCTATCAGGAGCTCTCGGTGATCGACTACCTGTCGATCGAGGAGAACCTGTTCGTCGGCAGCATCCCCACCCGCAAGCGCTGGGGCCTGCCGGTGGTGGACCGGGCGCTGATGCGCGCGAAGGCCGGTGCCGCGATGGCGCGGGTGGGCCTGCGCCATCATCCGGCCACGCTGGTGGGCGAGTTGTCGATCTCGGAAAAGCAGCAGGTCGAGATCGCCAAGGCGCTGGTAAGCGAGGCACGGGTGATCATCATGGACGAGCCGACCTCGTCGCTGACCGACGAGGAGGTGGCGCACCTGTTCCGCGTGATCGCCGAGCTGCGCGCCGAGGGGCTCGGCATTGTCTACATCTCGCACAAGCTCAAGGAAATCCCTATCGTCGGCGACCGGGTCTCGGTGCTGAAGGATGGTCGCTACGTCGGCACCTTCGATGCCAAGACCACGTCCACCGACAAGCTGGTGGCCTGCATGGTCGGGCGCGAACTCACCCATGCGCGGCCGGAAGGCCACGCCATCGACCGCGCGCAGACCGTGTTCGCGGTGAAGAAGCTCGCCTCGCACGACCACACGGTGAACGGCGTGTCGTTCGAATTGCACCGCGGCGAGATCCTCGGCTTTGCCGGCCTGATCGGCTCGGGCCGCAGCGAGCTGATGGAAACCATCTTCGGCGCACGGGCACGGTTGTCGGGCGACGTGGTCCTGAACGGGCGCACCATCAACCCGGACAGCCCTGCCGAGGCGATCCGCGCGGGCCTGGCGCTGGTGACCGAGGACAGGCGTCGCACCGGCTTCTTCCATAACTTCAGCATCGCGCAGAACATCTCCATCCTGCCGTTCGTGAAGGAGGCGCCGCGCGCGCTGTCGCTGTCCCGACTCGATTTCGCCCGCGAGGCCCAGCTGGGGCGGCAATACCGCGAGCGGCTGCGCATCCGCTGCGCCTCGCCCGAGCAGAACATCACCGAGCTTTCCGGCGGCAACCAGCAGAAGGCCATCATCGCCAAGTGGCTGGCGGCCGGCAGCGATCTCTTCATCTTCGACGAGCCCACCCGCGGCATCGATGTCGGGGCCAAGGCCGAGATCTACCAGATCCTGCGCGAACTGGCCGACGCCGGGCGCGGCATCATCGTGGTCTCGTCCGAGCTGCCCGAGCTGCTGGCGGTGTGCGACCGCATCGCGGTCTACCGCCACGGCCAGATCGCCACGGTGTACGACAATGCCGAGGCGACCGAGGAAAACATCATGCAGGTGGCCACGGCCTGA
- the alsB gene encoding D-allose transporter substrate-binding protein — MNWKMMTAAVAAMTMFAGAAQAADVAMVLKTLSGPYWVAMKEGIEARAKQRGVKVDILAPASEDDLQGQQRLVEDVVNKNYKGIGVAPISPVNLVQAIAKANKKGVYVVNIDEKVDVNQLRAAGGSVVGFASTDNVALGEKAGRYIAKLMGPAGGKVAVIEGKAGNVSGEARKNGVTKAFKAAKGVPIVASQPADWDRSRALDVVTNILQRNPDLKAIYAANDTMALGAVQAVKNAGKLGKVIVVGTDGVPEALDSVKRGELSATVAQNPGAIGAACLDMLLDAVAKKPAMSATTEPKFVPVDAYIMAKRGRVD; from the coding sequence ATGAACTGGAAGATGATGACAGCGGCCGTGGCCGCGATGACGATGTTCGCCGGTGCCGCGCAGGCGGCCGATGTGGCCATGGTGCTGAAGACGCTGTCCGGCCCTTACTGGGTGGCGATGAAGGAAGGCATCGAGGCACGCGCCAAGCAGCGCGGCGTGAAGGTCGACATCCTGGCCCCGGCCAGCGAGGACGACCTGCAGGGCCAGCAGCGGCTGGTCGAGGACGTGGTGAACAAGAACTACAAGGGCATCGGCGTGGCGCCGATCTCGCCGGTGAACCTGGTGCAGGCCATTGCCAAGGCCAACAAGAAGGGCGTGTACGTGGTGAACATCGACGAGAAGGTCGACGTGAACCAGCTGCGCGCCGCCGGGGGCAGCGTGGTTGGCTTTGCCAGTACCGACAACGTGGCGCTGGGCGAGAAGGCCGGCCGTTACATCGCCAAGTTGATGGGCCCGGCCGGCGGCAAGGTCGCCGTGATCGAAGGCAAGGCCGGCAATGTGTCGGGCGAGGCGCGCAAGAACGGCGTGACCAAGGCATTCAAGGCGGCCAAGGGCGTGCCCATCGTCGCCAGCCAGCCGGCCGACTGGGATCGCTCCCGCGCGCTCGACGTGGTGACCAACATCCTGCAGCGCAATCCGGACCTCAAGGCCATCTACGCCGCCAACGACACCATGGCGCTGGGCGCGGTGCAGGCGGTGAAGAACGCCGGCAAGCTGGGCAAGGTGATCGTGGTCGGCACCGACGGCGTGCCCGAGGCGCTCGATTCGGTGAAGCGCGGCGAGTTGTCCGCCACCGTGGCGCAGAACCCGGGTGCAATCGGCGCGGCCTGCCTCGACATGCTGCTCGATGCCGTGGCCAAGAAGCCAGCGATGAGCGCCACGACCGAACCGAAGTTCGTGCCGGTCGATGCCTACATCATGGCCAAGCGCGGCCGCGTCGACTGA
- a CDS encoding nucleoside/nucleotide kinase family protein — translation MTHVLPPSCLERVDALLADGRRKLLGLAGAPGSGKSTLAEALLAHLGERAVVVPMDGYHFANVELARLGRGERKGAEDTFDAAGYVALLARLREQPADEIVYAPAFRREIEEPIAGAIPVLPQTQLVITEGNYLFLERGHWARVRPLLDAAWYVDVDDELRRRRLVARHMHYGRSEAAAIDWVAHTDEPNAQLIATTRPRADLVFRWPD, via the coding sequence ATGACCCACGTCTTGCCCCCTTCCTGCCTCGAACGCGTCGACGCCCTGCTGGCCGATGGCCGCCGCAAGCTGCTCGGCTTGGCCGGCGCGCCTGGCTCGGGCAAGTCCACGCTGGCCGAGGCGCTACTGGCCCATCTGGGTGAGCGGGCGGTGGTGGTGCCGATGGATGGCTACCACTTCGCCAACGTGGAGCTGGCGCGGCTGGGGCGCGGCGAGCGCAAGGGCGCGGAAGACACCTTCGATGCCGCCGGCTATGTGGCACTGCTGGCGCGATTGCGCGAGCAGCCGGCCGACGAGATCGTCTACGCCCCCGCTTTCCGCCGCGAGATCGAGGAGCCGATCGCCGGTGCCATTCCGGTGCTGCCGCAGACGCAGCTGGTGATCACCGAAGGCAACTACCTGTTCCTGGAACGTGGGCACTGGGCCCGGGTGCGGCCGCTGCTGGATGCGGCCTGGTACGTGGATGTGGACGACGAACTGCGCCGCCGCCGGCTGGTGGCAAGGCACATGCATTACGGCCGCAGCGAGGCGGCGGCGATCGACTGGGTGGCGCATACCGATGAGCCCAATGCCCAGCTGATCGCCACCACCCGCCCGCGCGCCGATCTGGTTTTCCGCTGGCCCGACTGA
- a CDS encoding sugar phosphate isomerase/epimerase family protein: MNPLGIHALVWAGNLAPEAARKVIGQSKAAGYDVVELSLHEPASMDVGLIRDLLRQHDLKVACSRGLAFDADVSSEDAAVVARGVALLEQAVQLTHDLGGSYFGGVPYSALGKYGHPVSAAGRRNVVQSLKRLADFAGNRGVTIGIEVVNRYESNVINTARQALALIDEVGAPNLVVHLDTYHMNIEEADFVQPVLECGERLGYVHIGESHRGYLGSGTIDFTAFFHALAMIRYAGPITFESFSSAVVAQGLSNDLAVWRNLWDDGMDLATHARSFMLAQAKGAGLGAR; the protein is encoded by the coding sequence ATGAATCCTTTGGGCATACATGCGCTGGTGTGGGCGGGCAATCTCGCTCCGGAAGCGGCGCGCAAGGTGATCGGCCAGAGCAAGGCGGCCGGTTACGATGTGGTGGAATTGTCGCTGCACGAGCCGGCCAGCATGGACGTGGGCCTGATCCGCGATCTGTTGCGCCAACACGATCTCAAGGTGGCCTGCTCGCGCGGTCTGGCGTTCGATGCCGATGTCTCGAGCGAGGATGCGGCCGTGGTGGCGCGTGGCGTGGCGCTGCTGGAACAGGCGGTGCAGCTCACGCACGACCTGGGCGGCAGCTATTTCGGTGGCGTGCCCTACAGCGCGCTCGGCAAGTACGGGCATCCCGTTAGCGCGGCCGGGCGGCGCAATGTGGTGCAATCGCTGAAGCGCTTGGCCGATTTCGCCGGCAACCGTGGCGTGACCATCGGCATCGAGGTGGTGAACCGCTACGAGAGCAATGTGATCAACACTGCCCGCCAGGCGCTGGCGTTGATCGACGAGGTGGGCGCGCCCAACCTCGTGGTGCACCTGGACACCTATCACATGAATATCGAGGAGGCGGACTTCGTGCAGCCGGTGCTCGAGTGCGGGGAGCGCCTGGGCTACGTGCACATCGGCGAAAGCCACCGCGGCTACCTCGGTTCGGGCACCATCGATTTCACTGCCTTCTTCCACGCGCTGGCGATGATCCGCTACGCCGGCCCCATCACCTTCGAGAGCTTCTCGTCGGCGGTGGTGGCGCAGGGGCTGTCCAACGACCTCGCGGTCTGGCGCAACCTGTGGGACGACGGCATGGACCTTGCCACCCATGCGCGCAGCTTCATGCTGGCCCAGGCCAAGGGCGCCGGCCTCGGCGCGCGCTGA
- a CDS encoding ROK family transcriptional regulator, whose protein sequence is MSANNETKSLPGMGAGAVLALIRSGAATTRTQIMQVSGLSRSTVAQRLEGLIAADYIAPAAFEHSTGGRPPGSFQLKRDAGTMLLAAIGAGAMQVAVADLQRDILARESLPIQIADGPDAVLGLVAKRFAALLAQTGETAARVRGIGIGVPGPVEFAQGRVVRPPIMTGWDGYRVPDFFADRYACPVIVDKDVNLMSLGEHREVLPSEQHLLFVKLSTGIGASLIMDGMLQRGAQGGAGDLGHLYVGNLQPGEALLCRCGNQGCLEAYAAGWAICRTLSAAGFPAQNVRDITRLAQQNEPQAVQALQHAGRLIGETIAMAVSLTNPSRVVLGGELALQQGYLLAAVRETVYKRSLPLATRNLQIVHSQLGADAGLLGAAHLVSDALFAPAVVDAAVEAATAALE, encoded by the coding sequence ATGAGCGCCAACAACGAAACGAAATCCCTGCCCGGCATGGGCGCCGGCGCCGTACTGGCGCTGATCCGCAGCGGCGCAGCCACCACCCGCACACAGATCATGCAGGTCAGCGGGCTCTCCCGATCGACGGTGGCGCAGCGTCTGGAAGGCCTTATCGCCGCCGACTACATCGCCCCCGCCGCCTTCGAGCATTCCACCGGCGGCCGCCCGCCCGGCTCGTTCCAGCTCAAGCGCGATGCCGGCACCATGCTGCTCGCCGCCATCGGCGCCGGCGCCATGCAGGTGGCGGTGGCCGATCTGCAGCGCGACATCCTCGCGCGCGAATCATTGCCGATCCAGATCGCCGACGGCCCCGATGCGGTGCTGGGCCTCGTCGCCAAGCGCTTTGCCGCCCTGCTCGCGCAAACCGGCGAAACCGCGGCGCGGGTGCGCGGCATCGGCATTGGCGTGCCGGGCCCGGTGGAGTTCGCCCAAGGCCGCGTGGTGCGCCCGCCAATCATGACCGGCTGGGATGGCTACCGGGTGCCGGATTTCTTCGCCGACCGCTATGCCTGCCCGGTGATCGTCGACAAGGACGTCAACCTGATGTCGCTCGGCGAGCATCGCGAGGTGCTGCCGTCCGAGCAGCACCTGCTGTTCGTCAAGCTCAGCACCGGCATCGGCGCCAGCCTGATCATGGACGGCATGCTGCAGCGCGGTGCCCAGGGCGGCGCCGGTGATCTTGGCCACCTTTACGTCGGCAACCTGCAGCCGGGCGAGGCGCTACTGTGCCGCTGCGGCAACCAGGGTTGCCTCGAAGCCTATGCCGCCGGCTGGGCGATCTGCCGCACATTGAGCGCCGCCGGTTTTCCAGCACAGAACGTGCGCGACATCACCCGGCTGGCGCAGCAGAACGAACCGCAGGCTGTCCAGGCGCTACAGCACGCCGGCCGGCTGATCGGCGAAACCATCGCCATGGCGGTGAGCCTGACCAACCCATCGCGCGTGGTGCTCGGCGGCGAGCTCGCGCTGCAGCAGGGCTATCTGCTCGCCGCGGTGCGCGAGACGGTTTACAAGCGCTCGCTGCCGCTGGCCACGCGCAACCTGCAGATCGTGCACAGCCAGCTTGGGGCCGACGCGGGCCTGTTGGGCGCCGCCCATCTGGTCAGCGACGCGCTGTTCGCACCCGCCGTGGTCGATGCCGCCGTCGAGGCGGCCACGGCCGCTCTTGAATGA